The Molothrus ater isolate BHLD 08-10-18 breed brown headed cowbird chromosome 2, BPBGC_Mater_1.1, whole genome shotgun sequence DNA segment TCCATGATTAGATTGACCACTGTGGCCACCACAACAACTCCATATAGAAAGACTATGCCTTCACTTATTGCTCAGCATGGTAGAAAAAGGCCTTatgggagaaggagaaggccAAACAGAATCCGACAAAGACCAAAGCCTTTGCCCCGTCCTGTTTTAACCACAGAGGCAATGCCTATAATTCCAAGGACACCTGAAATTGAAGCTTTTACCAAAACTTCTGCTGCAACTCTTAAAAGTCCTGATcttaaaaacaccaaaatacaGGCTAGGAAAGAGGAGCATATGGAATCCACTCCTTCCTTAATTCCTGATTCAGGTGTCACAGAGAAAACTACAAAAATCAGAGATGTGATCACAACTTCCTCTTTTGGGCCTACTGCTTCTCCACCTGGAGCCAAACATGTGCCACACCCTACTAACCCTGAAACCTTGGAATTTCCAGTGACTGAGCCCATCACAGTTTTATCATCATATGCTGTACATGATGGGCTTCCCACGAAAGAATCAAGTGTATCTCTGAAACCAGAGCAAAGTGAAGTGCCAGCATACCACTCATTAGACAATGTCACTGCGGAGAAGGACATGAAAGCAGATTCTAAAACTGTGGATCATACGGCAGAACAATCAAGGACCACAACTTCTCCTGCATATAGAAATACTCAATACTCAATACTatcaacaaaaccaaaatctcaAGAAGAGCCTAACCTATTTGACTTAGAAGTTGTGGTTAATGAAACAACTGCTGGAACATTCCAGGTGGCATATCCCACTATGAGTGACTTAAGTATTCCTGTTGGCACAGTCGAAGTTTTTAAAGACATCTCAGTTTCAAAGGAGCCATGGAAGCCCACAGTATTTGTAGAAACACCAGCAAAAGCTGAGCCACCTCAGCAGTATGAGATAATTACTTTATCCTCCTctttcagcactgcagaaacTCAGACTTTTCCAGTCAGAGAGACAAAGAAATATGTTACTTcccaggctgggacagtgcCATCTTCCTTGGACAGAAAGGAATCTATGTTACGTGTGTTTTATCATTCACAGACGACTGAAAAGCCTCCTACTACATCCACTGCTTTTATTCCATTTACAAAACTTATCACTCTTCCCCCTTCCATTTCAAGCACTTCCCATTCTTCTTTTCATTATACAGCCAAGGAGAGTAATGCCTTTAACCAAGAAAGGTTCCCAGAAGCAAAACAAGTTGGAGCAGGTAGTGACAAAATAGTGATGACCTCAAAACAGAATGTTCACCCTATTCCTTCCTCTAACCAGAACAGGATTAGCATACAGTCCAAAGAGCAGCAATTCAATGAGTTGTATAGCAGCAAGTCAAACAACAGTTTACTGCTAAATCCAAGTCTTCCCCATCCACCTGCTGGAATGATACCAAGCATAAACCAAAGACTACCTGTTGTGCCTCCAAAGCACATTCCAGTAAGAGGCACAATGAAGCTTCCTGTAACACAGGGCCCTCTTCACTATTTTATAACACATCAACCTCTTCACTACACAAACAAACCAGAGATAACAGCCTATGCAGCACATACCATCCAGGACAGGAAAACTTCTGCTTCCCAGAGAGAATCAACTGCCCCAACACAAGCCTCTCCATTTCACAAAACAAATCCATTAACCGAAAGCAAGTTCAGTAATCAGGGTCAGAACAGATACAATTTTAATTCAAGATTTTTTGGAAATAACCATATTCCAGATAACAGAGGCACATCTGGGAGACTACCAAGTCAAGGGATCCCCTATTACCCCAGTTCCAGAATACCATTCGTTTTCAACAGAACAAGGATATTCCCTAACTTAAGTATGCATCCTAAACCAGATGTTCCTAGTCAACCAGTGCCAAAAGACACAAATGAGAAGAAGGTTGCTCAGGTCTTACCTACTGGGATTACAGTGCAGAAAGCTACAGCTATTCCAGTGCCTCCAATGCCACATGCCACAACGACCACATCACCACGGGTGATTTTAAAGATCACCCCTCCAGCCTTTCAGCGCACAAAACCACAAATAAGCACTACAGttcatccttttaaaaatgtccATTTTCGTCATCAAAAATTTCCATCTGTTCCTTACATGGGAGGCATTATGCCACGCAATTCAACTGTAATTCAGTCTTCCGCTAATTTTAGAGTACATGGAGAAAGACCTAAAATTATCACAAAAGCATCTCAGACCATATCCATCCTTGCTGAAATGGATGCTTTTATCCCTTGTGATGCAGTTGGGGAACCCAAGCCTTTTATTACTTGGACAAAAGTCTCTACAGGTAAGACagataaaaaatttcttctgcaTGGTCTGTAGGGGTATTGCACAGAAGTGCAACATGATCACAGGAATActtcaaaatactgaaaaatgctTCCTGTCACTTATAATCATTGTAGAGAAAATGATTAATTGCAACTAATCATTGCAAGTAATAATAGATTTGCAGTGTTTCTTGTAGTAAAAGAAAACCATTTAATGCGTTCATTTTTGAAGAATAGTTTTTGGCTGTGAAAAGCAGCCAACTCTGCTTATTCATAGCAGTTAGAATTTATTACAGCAATACTTTTGAGTATGGGTTTGTTAACATTGCTACCTTAAATATTGATGTGTGTATCATCTCCACAtgcaaaaggaacagaaaagttACAACAAGATTTAAGAGGGATCCTAAAACAAGGCCTTCAAAAATTTCCTTGCTGTCCATGTTTGCAAGATAGTGGTTAGTTCTGCCATAGAAACTAAGACTAATTTGTGCTATGGATAGAGTCAGAAGATGTCATGTAGGCCCTCCAAAGTTGTAATTGGTGTTGAGTAAACCTAAAATCTCACTTAGGACTTCTTTATTGCAATAATGTACATTTTAAACCCTTTGActtgatctttatttttttcctctcactttcACAGGAGCTCTAATGACAGCCAACAGCAAGTTACAAAGGTTTGAAGTCTGGAAAAATGGTACCCTCCTTATCCGAAATGCTCAGCTTCAGGATCGTGGACAGTATTTATGCACAGCTCAGAACGTGCATGGCGAAGATAAAATGATGGTTATGCTCACAATTGTAGCCCACCAGCCCAAAATTTTACTTTCCCGCTATCGAGATGTCACAGTATACTTTGGAGATACCATAGCAATGGAGTGTCAGGCTAGCGGGACTCCAAGCCCATTAATTTCATGGATTTTCCCAGATAGGAAGATTTTGCAGGCAGTCACAACCACAGAAAGCAGGATAATGCTTCATGAAAACCGAACCTTGTCTATCAAGCAAGCAACTTTTTCAGACCGAGGAGTTTACAAATGTGTAGCAAGCaatgctgcaggagctgacagCATTGCAGTGAGGCTGCACATTGCAGCCTTACCCCCCATcatccagcaggaaaagcaagagAACATTTCCCTGCCCCTTGGTAGCAGTATTAACATCCACTGCACTGCCAAAGCAGCACCTGCTCCCAACATTCGCTGGGTGGTCTTCGATGGCACCCAGATCCGACCTTCTCAGTTTGTCAATGggaatttatttgtttttcctaatGGGACTCTTTACATTCGCAACGTCTCCCCCAAGGACAGTGGGACCTATGAGTGCATTGCTGCTAACatggtgggagctgccaggagaaCAGTTCAACTCCATGTGAAGAAGTACACATCTAATGCTAGGATCACTGGGAGCTCTCCTCAGAGAACAGATGTAACATATGGTGGCATCCTGCATTTGGACTGTAGTGCTTCTGGTGACCCTTGGCCTCGGATATTATGGAGGTTGCCTTCCAAAAGGATGATTGATTCCCTTCACAGGTAAGGGAATCGACTATTGGGGGTGTTGCAGGTAAATTGCAGTTTGGATGAACTTAGAGAAAAGCCCACTCACAGGTTTCGTTCCTGACTTCTGCAGGTTTTGAATGATCCTCCCAATCCTTAAGAAGAAATTTCAAATTATATCAAAACATTTAAGTCATATTTTAGCATAATTTTCTTGAAAGCAGTATTACTCTTGAAAAGTTAGCTTCAAGATTTTAGGATAAGCTGCCACTGTTTGTCTTTTACAGCCACTTGTAAATGTAGCAAAAAGTCCAGATATACAGCTTGTGTACTTGTTCCAATGTGCTTACTCTGAATAATATTGCACAGGTgcctgcttttctcctgcagaaaaGGGATCGTTGAATTTTACCTCTTAGGCAAATTATTACACACAGTAAATACAGGGCAAATAAATCAACTTATAATTACTTAAACAAACACAATAATTTAAACGTCATGTATAAACAAATGTTACTGCAAAATAAGGTCTGTGCAAACCTGGTTGTATGTAAATGCCTAAAACAATATGTTTTCCAATGTTTGCAATATCAAGTAAAATATCACTTCTACATTAACTGTCCTAACACTTGgttgaaaacaaatttctgtGCTATAAATTATTTGTAACTCACCTTAGAGCACTATAAAGAGATGAGAAATGCACTGTAATTAAAATGCATAATTGGGAACAACTTTCTTCACAGCTGAACATAGTcataatttgttttatattgacaaaaatatatttaggtAACCTGTATATCACAAAATATATAGCCCAAAATCCAGATTGCATTTTATGCCTCATAGTGGTAacaaaaaatactgtgtttctttttaattttccctcaTGATCTTTATGTGGGCTGCTTTTCAAATACTAGAGATCTACTTTGGGAAGAAAACTGTGGCTACTGAGGAAGTTGGTTTTGACAACAATACACCAATTCCATAGtgaagtggaaaggaaaaagaagcttttttagcatactggatttttttttccttgaaaaaaggaaagcttAGCAACATTTGGCTTCTTTGTGACTTTTCTAAAGGTTTAATATTTATACCCAATGCCAGAGGAGGTTCCTCATCTTGATTTGTTTTCAGCTGAAGACCAAGGTACCAGACTCCATTATGGTCCATATGGGCTCATGTGGATTATATAATTCAGAGGTCTCATATTTCACTGTTATAAAATAATGTACAAGTAGTCAGAAGAGTCAAAACCACCATAATTTGTTATTTCGTGGTCAAAAACAGCATTAAAGTCATTAAACACAATAAAATTACTTGGTTACAAGTGagtagaattatttttttccatttgctttttggTGGTGAATATCCTGGAAATTTGTGACCATCTAATTATTTAACAGTAGCAATTTTCCTCTcctatccttttttttttcttttgatactGTTGAGTTGTTATTCTCCCACAGATTTTTCTCAGTAGTTTATACCTAAAATGTGATTTTGTAGCTGATGttagattcttttttcttttcttacagcACTTTGGAGACTAGAATCAAAGTATTCAGCAACGGGACTTTGGTTGTTCATTCAGTTACAGACAAAGATGCAGGAGACTACTTGTGTGTGGCCCGCAATAAGATAGGGGATGACTATGTGGTCCTCAAAGTGAATGTGATGATGAAACCAGCAAAAATAGAACATAAGAATGAGAATAACCACAAGGTCAAGTATGGAGGGGACCTGAAAGTTGATTGTGTAGCCACAGGTCTGCCAAACCCAGAGATCTCCTGGGGTCTTCCAGATGGCAGCATGATCAATACTTTCATGCAGTCGGATGACAGCGGCAGCCGGACGAAGCGATATGTGGTCTTTGATAATGGAACCCTGTATTTCAATGACGTTGGACTGAGAGAGGAAGGGGACTACACCTGCTATGCTGAAAACCAGATTGGGAAGGATGAAATGAAAGTCCGGGTCAAAGTGGTGGCAGAGCCTGCAACCATCAGGAACAAAACATTCATCACTATTAACGTACCTTATGGCGATGTTGTCACAGTCGCATGTGAAGCCAAAGGAGAACCCACTCCCAAGGTGACCTGGCTTTCCCCAACCAACAGGCCTATTCCTGCCCTGTCTGACAAGTACCAGATATACAGAGATGGCACCCTCCTCATCCAAAAGGCCCAAAGGTCTGACAGTGGTAACTATACTTGTGTAGCACGGAACAGTGCTGGAGAAGATCGGAAGATAGTCTGGATCCATGTTGACGTTCAGCCTCCCAGAATCAATGGTCATCTCAGTGCGATAACATCTGTGCGGGAGACAGCCACCAGAGACAGCCGGAAACTTATTGACTGCAAAGCTGAGGGCATCCCTGCTCCTCGTGTCCTGTGGGCTTTTCCAGAAGGAGTAATCTTGCCGGCTCCCTACTACGGGAACAGGATCACTGTGCATCGCAATGGAACGTTGGACATCAGAGGGGTGAGACAGACAGACGCCGTGCAGCTCGTGTGCATTGGGCGCAACGAAGGTGGGGAAGCGAGACTGCTTGTGCAGCTCCTCATCACAGACCATTTGGAGAAACCCTCCTTCAGAGACCCTGTCAGTGAAAGGATCACTGCCATTGCTGGGCACAGCATCAATCTGAACTGCTCAGTCCAGGGGAATCCCAAACCCAGCACGAGCTGGATCCTTCCCAATGGCTCTGAAGTGCTGAGTGGCAGTCGCCTGCACAGATTTTACCATAAGAGGGATGGGATCTTACACATCAGCAGCTTatctgctggggatgctggcaCCTACCGCTGTACAGCCAGAAACCCAGGAGGGTATGTGGAACGAGTAGTCTTCCTGAAGGTAGGACTCAGGCCAGAAATTAGCAACCAGTACAACAACCTGGTGAGCATCATCAATGGAGAAACTCTGCAGCTTCACTGCATCACCCAGGCAAACCAGCGGGCGCAGATCTCTTGGACACTGCCCAATGGTATGGTTATGGATGCCCCCCAGGCCGTGGGTCGCTTTTCCCTGATGGAGAATGGCTCATTGACAGTGCGTGAGGCTTCTGTATTTGACAGGGGCACTTACCTGTGCAAAGTGTCAACAGAGTATGGCACTTCTGTTATGACTGTGCCTGTCATTGTCATTGCCTATCCTCCTCGGATCACCAGTGAGCCAGCACCTGTCATTTATGCCAGACCTGGAAATTCAGTTAAACTGAACTGCATGGCCATTGGGATTCCTAAAGCAGAAATAACATGGGAGCTTCCAGATAAATCACATCTGACATCAGGAGCTCAATCCCGTCTGTATGGAAACAAATTCCTCCATCCTCAGGGGTCATTAGTCATCCAGCAGTCCACTCAAAGGGATGCAGGCTTCTATAAATGCACTGCTAAAAATATACTAGGCAGTGATTCTAAAACAACCTACATACACATATTCTAACATTAAAACAAGTGCCTTTAACTGGATACTTGTGTTCAAGTCACTGCCAAACGAGTGCAATGAGGAGAGTACTGCTTGCAACAATGGCtaacaagagaagaaaaaggaattaatctgcatttcttttgtaCTCAGTATGGTAATAAGTCTGGAACTGAGAAGACTAACATGTTGTAAAAGGTCTTAAAATTGTTAAGACAATGTTTTTCATGCTATCCAGTAGCATCTGAGACCTAAAGTACTCTATTGTCAATAGTCCAAAGCTATTTCTTGTTCTAACAAGCACCTTAAAAGTACCAAAGAAGTATTAACTGTTCATAAGTGAGCTGCAGTGATAGAAGTACTTTagtaaaacataattttctttataccctgCAGCACCTTTTCATAATCTAGGCTTATAGAATATGATTATTAACCTTTCTGTTCATGCTTCTATCAGCTCTTCAAAATCAAAGACTAAATTAGCAAATAAGAGTGatctattttaataaaaatacatgcaGAGATTAGCTGCCTTAACATATGAACATACATTTGCCAGCTACTAAGGATGCTATGGTCAATTAATTCattatctattttatatatattttttaatctgactATGAGACTAGAAAGAGTAACAATGAAATTGGTCTCATTTTATAAATTATTGGTCTTTACAAGACTCTGATACAGTACAGTGTTTTATAATATTAAGGTCAATATACTGTacattttataataaaaaaataaaatattttccaaagaatGTATtcattggttttctttttcttttcttttcttttttttttttttttttttttttcagaaaataaggAACTCCAAGCAGTGGGAGTATGGAGTTAGGTCAAAAACCCTGGAGTAATGTAGTGTTATATGTACTTGTATTTGACCCAATTTCTATTTGATTCATTTATAGGTATTTTAGGGAAGACAAATTAGTATAATTGTTTATCTTTTTAAACGTCATTTATTAATAGAAATTTATGAATATTTCAGCATATATTTCCAATGGTAATACTTTTTCTGCAGTCAAGGATTGTTCACTGGATAATATCCATAATTTTCTGAAGATTTATCTCTTGTGCTTTAGAAATATTTGCTACAAGGTGCTGAATATCCCCATGTTTCAACAAAGTATAACAATCAGAATTTTGGAAATGTTAACTTACCTTTAAACATGTGGCTTCTGTCAGATATTCCTGAATTCTTAAAGTTCTGCTTGCTCATAAAACTTTTGCTCATATTTTAGAATATGGTTAgaataaaagctttatttttatcttctctgtTGATCAAAAGATGTCAGTAATGTAAAGTGTTTTGctaatatttacattttgcaAAAGCTGAAATCAAAGATTTCCTGCCCCACAAGTTTATCCAGTTTAGAAAATAGTAAGCTGTTGCAAAATATATACTTATCATAATGGCAAACAGAACTGAGCTACTTAAAGTAAAAGGTATTTTATTAGAACAAGAATATAGAACTAAATGAAATGGGCATTACTGAAGATACAAGGGGTACAATTTGTATTatagaatattttataaaacttatttttaaaaaaggcagtGCCGGTTAAAAATCTGTGGTTTGTACGCAGCTTTATTAAAGTTGTGGATATGTTGCCTAAGTAAATAGCACTTAATTATGTCGTAGTTTCTTTTTTATGGTTTAAACCCTTGGGCCTTAAATCACCAAGTAGTGCTCAAGGGGAAGCATGTCCCTAAATACCTGGCAGGGATGTAGCTGCTTGTGAGAATAGTTAATGACgaaagaaaa contains these protein-coding regions:
- the MXRA5 gene encoding matrix-remodeling-associated protein 5, encoding MMGERAAAGALSVVLLLGLGLPRGALGCPQPCACYLPTEVHCTFRSLAAVPARIPKHVERINFGFNSIQSIYENSFAGLTKLELLMIHGNDIQNIPNGALKDLVSLQVFKISYNKLKTITGQTLQGLSSLMRLHMDHNRIEFIHPNAFNGLTSLRLVHLEGNLLQQLHPNTFSTFMVLDYFKLSTVRHLYLSENALRTLPAGMFQGMPLLENLYLHGNPWDCDCSLKWLLEWNEVSGGVLKCKKDKAYEGGQLCAKCSSPKQLQKEDIQNLEDISCRKPVIQSSLRQNSSTQNEEDGDSYELPLEELQASPWNITLNMTDEHGNIVHLNCEIKKPTGSTKIQWNQIQTQEIDINATIALDFECPMNRENYEKLWKLIAYYSEVPVKLERELMLRKEPKIIYQYRQGSDYDALYYTGVKAQILAEPSWVMQPLINIQLNRRESTGKKVVLSFFTVFSQRIHTKTTRQQRNWVMIEQNQSTRTVQSVVEGSECQLSCSVKASESPSIQWLFPDGTKLQAPFNDKDSRFSILNSGQLIIKAVSYTDGGVYHCIAQVRDDVDIMPYRLAVQPAAIQLADSDVVRVEKNVGDPIALPCNAIAIPDPQLSWILPNSQVLNDLSNSSKGYMLPNGTLLIPRSHVTDSGHYRCVAVNQQGSDQIIVRVTVNKMVSDRSFKRIKLKKRPGLKGLSKTRGRVIDDEEGSGAGGVEEFPQRKNRLKDWEIPFKQKSDQVPEAQIKKGKKGRRKMKIWKSTDGTQDSNVAEGRRVFESRRRINVASKQINPQHWADILAKVRGKNLPRTTATTVSATTLLPSVMHETTPAPYPLASPPSSETGADVVDSSADASPVGEDKQFSVTASQNTEVFSVQPELIRSETEPFSSHRALETPASLDTVEIALSGPYLTPVSPTPQPQEEQHLDVRIDDSVALTEEPLAKKIVTNFPNVQSSLFTVENVDKTVSSISEENSAFAELPLDATLLAESQTVDLHSTLEESLKLNEGGPISVDTVTSAPSQFVEIIPTDSVGTTTAPSSTFPFIREKSNDARYQLKKISTSHTKVADLSNSFLAVTPIRVQSEEEPETQRNTVTQESIPSSYADNSQTEEHRNLAIPKQNPIFILHSANAPHKTAEELETASSMIRLTTVATTTTPYRKTMPSLIAQHGRKRPYGRRRRPNRIRQRPKPLPRPVLTTEAMPIIPRTPEIEAFTKTSAATLKSPDLKNTKIQARKEEHMESTPSLIPDSGVTEKTTKIRDVITTSSFGPTASPPGAKHVPHPTNPETLEFPVTEPITVLSSYAVHDGLPTKESSVSLKPEQSEVPAYHSLDNVTAEKDMKADSKTVDHTAEQSRTTTSPAYRNTQYSILSTKPKSQEEPNLFDLEVVVNETTAGTFQVAYPTMSDLSIPVGTVEVFKDISVSKEPWKPTVFVETPAKAEPPQQYEIITLSSSFSTAETQTFPVRETKKYVTSQAGTVPSSLDRKESMLRVFYHSQTTEKPPTTSTAFIPFTKLITLPPSISSTSHSSFHYTAKESNAFNQERFPEAKQVGAGSDKIVMTSKQNVHPIPSSNQNRISIQSKEQQFNELYSSKSNNSLLLNPSLPHPPAGMIPSINQRLPVVPPKHIPVRGTMKLPVTQGPLHYFITHQPLHYTNKPEITAYAAHTIQDRKTSASQRESTAPTQASPFHKTNPLTESKFSNQGQNRYNFNSRFFGNNHIPDNRGTSGRLPSQGIPYYPSSRIPFVFNRTRIFPNLSMHPKPDVPSQPVPKDTNEKKVAQVLPTGITVQKATAIPVPPMPHATTTTSPRVILKITPPAFQRTKPQISTTVHPFKNVHFRHQKFPSVPYMGGIMPRNSTVIQSSANFRVHGERPKIITKASQTISILAEMDAFIPCDAVGEPKPFITWTKVSTGALMTANSKLQRFEVWKNGTLLIRNAQLQDRGQYLCTAQNVHGEDKMMVMLTIVAHQPKILLSRYRDVTVYFGDTIAMECQASGTPSPLISWIFPDRKILQAVTTTESRIMLHENRTLSIKQATFSDRGVYKCVASNAAGADSIAVRLHIAALPPIIQQEKQENISLPLGSSINIHCTAKAAPAPNIRWVVFDGTQIRPSQFVNGNLFVFPNGTLYIRNVSPKDSGTYECIAANMVGAARRTVQLHVKKYTSNARITGSSPQRTDVTYGGILHLDCSASGDPWPRILWRLPSKRMIDSLHSTLETRIKVFSNGTLVVHSVTDKDAGDYLCVARNKIGDDYVVLKVNVMMKPAKIEHKNENNHKVKYGGDLKVDCVATGLPNPEISWGLPDGSMINTFMQSDDSGSRTKRYVVFDNGTLYFNDVGLREEGDYTCYAENQIGKDEMKVRVKVVAEPATIRNKTFITINVPYGDVVTVACEAKGEPTPKVTWLSPTNRPIPALSDKYQIYRDGTLLIQKAQRSDSGNYTCVARNSAGEDRKIVWIHVDVQPPRINGHLSAITSVRETATRDSRKLIDCKAEGIPAPRVLWAFPEGVILPAPYYGNRITVHRNGTLDIRGVRQTDAVQLVCIGRNEGGEARLLVQLLITDHLEKPSFRDPVSERITAIAGHSINLNCSVQGNPKPSTSWILPNGSEVLSGSRLHRFYHKRDGILHISSLSAGDAGTYRCTARNPGGYVERVVFLKVGLRPEISNQYNNLVSIINGETLQLHCITQANQRAQISWTLPNGMVMDAPQAVGRFSLMENGSLTVREASVFDRGTYLCKVSTEYGTSVMTVPVIVIAYPPRITSEPAPVIYARPGNSVKLNCMAIGIPKAEITWELPDKSHLTSGAQSRLYGNKFLHPQGSLVIQQSTQRDAGFYKCTAKNILGSDSKTTYIHIF